The Paenibacillus sp. G2S3 region ACAAAATCATTCGGATCTTGTCCATGCTGAATTATCTCTTTACGGACAAAGAAGCATATCCGAATTTTGCATACGGAATTAAAGGAATTCATTGGGATATAGTGGACGGCAAGATCAAGAATAAAACCTCTGAATTATCAAAGGAAATGAAAGAAAAGTACCTATGGGTTGACCATTATAGAATGCCGCGTCGTGGTGATGATGCTGAGTACTTCAGCTTCCAGAATCCTAAGACGGCAGAAGCTTTTGAGAACAATCAGAAATACGTGGCGCCTACTTTGCCCGGGAATTTATTGACTGAAGACCCGAACGATACATTGGCAGCTGACCGCCAACGTTTCATTAATGAAAGTTTGGTCAAATTTATGACCGGAAAAGATCCTCTTTCTAACTGGGAGAATTTCCTCAATACGTTGGATACCAAGTTTGACATGCAGAAATATAAGGACACAGTAATCAAGCAATTTAAAGAAGCGGGCTTAATTAAGTAAATCAAGTAGAAACGGCTTCGCCGTCCTTTTAAAGGACGGTACCGTTTCAGCGAGAAAGATAAGGAACATTTATGCGCGAAGCATATAAATTCTTATCTTTTAAATAAAGAGAGAGGCTATAAATAGCCCCTCTCTTTATTTAAATATAAGAAAGTATAAGTTTTACTTTATACTTTCTCCTTCTATTTTTCGAAGAAACGCTTATCGTCCTTAAAAAGGACGCCGAAGGCGTTTCTTCTTATCATATGCTATTATTTGTTTAATACAGATTTAAAAGGAAGATGATAGATGCGAAGAAGAATCAGCTTGCCTATAAAATTATTTTTTATTGTGTTTGCATTTGTATTAAGCTGCATAATCTTGATAAGTCAATTGTCTTATCACTATGTCCAAAAGGAAATAAGAAAAACTGACATTTATTACACTAACCAAATACTAGACAAGGTAGATCAGTATTTCACAGTTAATTTTTCCTCCTTCCAGACGATCCTGTTCTCGGTCGAAACATCGGTGAAAGCCAACATTGACAATACAGAAGTGATTAAAAAGCAATTAAGAGAGCTGTATGAACTCAACAGTAATTACGTCAGTAATATTTATTTGATCAAAAGCGATTTATCCATTCTAGGCGGGAGTACACCTACCCGAATATTCGATGAACCTTTAGCTGAGAGAGAACCTTTGTTTGATGCGGCTGACAAGAACAGAAGGACTACATTTGTCAGTGATCCTTACAAATCTAAATATTCCGGCTGGACAGTTACGATGGTTCGATATCTGAACAGTGCTCCGTTTCCTATGGCCATTGCGGTAGATTTGGATCTAAATGCCATTGAAGAAACCTTGTTCAAGATTAATAAAAAAGAACAAATGGATTTGGCTCTAATCACCGCATCGGGAAAAATCATTGCCGGATTTTCGGAAAATAAAGGACCCATGAATATTCAAGATCATACTTTTTCAATCGGTGAAACATCAGCGGAACAAATTCTGAATACAACAGAAACAAGCCTTCAACTACATACCAAGGATGGCATTCCGGTCTCCCTTCTGAAAAAACCGACTGAGAAATTCAACTGGACCCTCATCTCGATCAACGATGAATCACGCTTGAAAGCTGCTTTGTCCAGACTGGAAACCTATTATATCGGACTTCTAGCTGCAGGGCTCCTCTTAAGTCTGTTCATTTCCTTTTTTATCGCCAAATATATAAGGACCCCTCTCTATGCGCTCAAAACAAAAATGAAGCGGGTGGAGCAAGGCCTCCTCACAACTACAATGTCGATTAACCGAAACGATGAGTTTGGAGATCTCTCCCGAGCATTCGATCGTATGCTGCAGCAAATTGTGGAACTGATACGGGGAGCAGAGCTACATAATGAACTTGAGCGGAAGCTGGAAATCCAAGTGCTTCAGTCTCAAATAAACCCTCATTTTCTGTATAACACGCTTGGTTCTATCAGCAATGTCATACGACTCGGACAAATAGAGAAAGTAGATGTGGTGATCGAGTCTCTCATTTCAATATTGGAATATGGGATAGCTGATGCTGCTGAGAAGGTTTCACTACGGCAGGAATTGCAAAATGTATCGGACTATATCTTGATCCAGAACATCCGCTACAACAGGAACTTCCACTTGATTGAAAATATCGAAGCAAATTTAATAGATTTCCCAGTTTTTCGAATGCTGCTGCAGCCCCTTGTGGAGAATAGTATCTTCCATGGTTATAACGGAGGGGGGATCGAAGGTCCTATTACTATTCATGCGTACAGAGAGGGCGGCATCGTCATCATAGAAGTAGTTGATCAAGGCGAGGGAATTCCTACTGATAAAATAAAGCATATTTTGATTTCAGAACCGAGTGATGTGGAAGTGAAAAGGAAAAGAATCGGGTTAAATAATATTCATGACCGAATAAGACTTCACTACGGAGAACAGTTCGGGCTCCAAATCATAAGCATACCTAAGGAAATAACCCGTGTTCAAGCCTTATTCCCAGCAGGCTCGCTTAAAGGAGATGCATGATGGTGAGAGACTATACCTGCTTCATTGTTGACGATGAAGATCTAATCATTCAGAGATTGGAATTGTTTTTTAACGAGCTCTCCCATAGGGATAAGCGATTTCGTTTAGTGGGAAAAGCGAATAATGGACTGAAGGGGATAGAGGAGATAGAGAAGCTTAAGCCGGATATCGTGATATCTGATATCGTTATGCCGCGAATGGATGGAATTTCCATGATTGAGCAGCTAAAACCAAAGCTTCCCCATACCCAATACATTCTTTTGACCGCCTATTCATCCTTTGAATACGCCCAGAGAGCTATTCAAGCCAACGTATTGGAGTACATTGTTAAGGTTCCGCTCAGGGAAAAGGATTTAGATCGCGCTTTAGATAAGGCAGCCGGGATTTTAAATGAGGCTAAGAAAAAAGAAGCGGAATTTCAATCGTTAAACGTATCCGTGCTTGAAAATAAATATAGAGTCCGCAAGCAATTTTTTAACGAGCTTATCAGAGGCGAAATTCCTTCTCATCGGGCATCGGATTTTGCCAATCGCATGCAATTCCATTTCTTTGAAGCGAACTACTGCTGCTTCATTGTTGAAATGAATCTGTATGAAAGCTTCCGAAACGATTATTCAGCGTCTGATCAAAACATCTTGAAATATGCGATTACGAATATAATCGAAGAAACTGTGGTGAATGGTGGCAGAGGTGTAGCTGCGGATCTATCCGATAATCGTTTTATTGGCTTTCTTTCCTGGGAAAATAATCGTAGCGATATGGACACGGAATATGCTTGCCATTCTTTGGGTAGTCAGATCGTCACCCACTTACATCAATATTTGAATCAAAGGGTATCCGTAGCTTTTGGTGGTCCACACCGAGGTTGGGAATCCATCAAACAAGCTTACATGGAAGCTAATAACGTGAGTGAGGATTTCTATTATCATGAAGAGAAAGTAGTCAAAACACCCATGCATCGGTTCCATTACCGTAATGACAAAAAGGAGGACTTTCAGCTGAAACTGGCTGATTTTCTCACATGGATACAAAGAAAAGTTTCCAAGGAAGCGCTGGAGAAAGAACTCTCTGCTTTAAACCAATTTGTGACGGATTATAAAATTCATAAGTCCATCATGGCACCTATGCTTCAAGGCTTGTACAGAGACATTACTGCGAAATTTAAATCGGGGAACTCGTTGACCACGGATGCATCAGAGTTTCCCATAAAATTCATGACATTTCGGGAGCAGCTTGCTTATATTGGCGACTTCACCTTAGAATATGTACACGCTGGCCAACTTTTACATCGTATAGAAATCATGAGTGCTATGCGGTTTATAGAGAAAAACCTGAAACAGAGATTAACGCTGGAGGCTATTGCCGAGGAAGTGAATTTAGCTCCATCGTATTTTAGCAGCTTATTCAAAAAAACAATGAACGAGGGCGTTATCAGCTACATCAACCGCAAAAAAATTCACTTAGCTCTCGAGCTATTAAATGTTCAGGATTATTCTTTATTGGAATTGTGCGAGGAAGTAGGAATTGTGAATGAAGGTTATTTTTGCAAATTATTTAAAGAATATACGGGTGATACGCCTAAGCAATATCGGATAAAAATGACACGGTATGAATCCAAATAAGGTTGCAAAAAATGTATAAATTTCTCGCGAAATCATGTAAAAAAAAGGACAGCAAAAGGCTTACCATGATAGAAGGATCTAATCATGGAGGTTATCAAAATGGAGCTTATTAAAGCAGATGTAACCGTCGTAGGCGGAGGTATTGCTGGGATATGCGCTGCCATCGCTGCCGCACGCCAAGGGCTGCAGGTTTCACTTATTAATGATCGACCGGTTCTTGGAGGAAATGCGAGCAGCGAGGTCAGGGTTCATATCAACGGGTCTGCATATCTCGGAAACAGTCCATCCTATTATGCACGCGAGGGCGGGTTGGTGGAAGAACTCAAGTTGAAGATTTTTCACTATAATCCGTTATACAACAAGAAGCTTATGCTTTCGCTTTCGGATACGGTCTTGTTGGATATGGTTTATGCTGAGGCTAATATTTCTCTATTTCTGAATACATGCGTGCATGAGACGGGCATGGAGAACGGCAGAATTAAATGGGTGGAGGGCCTTCAATTGGCTTCCGAAAGAAAATTTCGTTTCGAAAGCCGAACCTACATCGATTGCTCCGGAGATGGAGTTGTCGGATATCAAGCAGGTGCTCTCTTCCGCTGGGGGAGAGAAGCGAAGCATGAATACAAGGAAGAATTGGCTCCTGAAGTGGCGGACCATTACACCATGGGCGATACGATCCTGTTTCAAGCCCGTGACGTAGAATATTCCGTTCCATTCAAAAGGCCTGGCTTTGCGTATGATATTACGAAGTTGGACTTTTTCGATAGTATCAGAAAAGGCTTAAACCATCGGGCTTTACCAAGAAAAATCAATGGGCTTGGCGGATTGTGGTGGCTGGAATATGGTGGACATATGGATATTATCAAGAATAATGAAGACATCGCATTGGAACTGCGGAAATTGGTGTACGGGATTTGGGATTATATCAAAAATAGCGGCGAATTTGATGATGTAGACAATCTCATCTTGGATTATGTATGCCCGATTCCGGGAAAGCGGGAGTCGAGGCGGTTCATAGGGGACCACATGTTGTCTCAGAACGACCTTACAGCAAAGCCGCATTTCGAAGATGCTGTATCCGTCGGTGGATGGTATATGGATTTACATGCGAATAAGGGCATCTACGATGAGGGGCCAGCTACAGCATGGAATTTCGTGCCAGGATTGTACAATATCCCTTTCCGCAGTTTATTTTCACGAAATATTCCTAATCTCATGTTTGCTGGTCGCAACATAAGTGCTACCCATGTGGCTTTCGGATCTACTAGGGTAATGGCAACCTGCGGTTGTATGGGGCAGGCGGTTGGAACGGCTGCTTCGTTATGCTTGAAATATGAGATAGACCCCGCAGCCATAATCGAATCTCATATGGAGGAGCTGCAGGGGCTGCTGCTTCGAGATGGCCAAACGATTGTAGGGCTTCAAGAGGAATTGAATCCTTACTTCGCAGACGGATTAACTATTCGTGCCTCGTCTCAGCGCAGCTATGATAATCTTCATCCAACTGAAGAGATTTCCTTGGAGAAAGGGTTATGTTTGGTTTTGCCGATTCAGACATCCGTGGCTGAAAGTGTACGGATCAAAATTAAAAATAGGTCCGAGCATTCGGAAACTTTGCATGTGAAGCTGTTTGGCGGGGAACGGAAGGAAAACTACATTCCCACCAGCGAGTTGAAAGATTACCGCTTGGTTATTGCTGCCGGTCATGACGACTGGATTACGCTAAACTTGGGGTGCAAGAAACCGGCTGACGACAAAATCTACATCGTATTGGAAGGTACGGCGAGCCTTGCCATCTACAGCAATGAAGAAAAAATCACTGGAGCGGTCAGCTTCCATTATAAACCGGAAGAGCCGTCCAGGCTGAAGAAATTCAATAAGAGCATTTGCTTCAAGGATCTGTTACCGTCCCAGAGTATGTATAATCCCGAGAATGTCGTCAACGGCTTCTCCAGACCTTATGGTCTACCAAACGGCTGGATTTCTGAACGTACGGAAGAACAGGAATGGTTGGAATTCTGTTTTGCAAGCCCCAAAAATGTAGACGAAATCCATCTTGTTTTCAATTCACAGTTGGATTTGGAGCATTTCAACGACCCGATCGAGTCCCTTATCCAAGATTATGATATGACCTTGACCTTAGAAGACGGAACCGAGAGGACAATCATAGCTCGTGGGAATTATCTCACGTTGAATAAACATAAGGTGGATGCGAAATGTGTAACCCGAATCCGGATTAATTTCTGCGCAACGTATGGTTCACCTTATTTTGAAGTGTTTGCAGTAAAATTGTTTGCTCCTAAAATTGATAAATGAGGTCAGGTGAAGTCACGATGAAGGAATTATTCCCTCGTAATGGGCTCCCCAATATAATTCAGAAATTGGAAAATGGGGATACCGTAACAATCGTCTATTTCGGCGGCAGTAATACTCGTTCTGAAGGCTACAGGGTCATGACGGCGGATTGGCTTCGTGAGAAATATCCTAAAGCGGATATCCGCTCTGTGAATGCAGGCATTAATGGGACAGGATCGGATTTGGGTTGTGCCCGTTTGGAGACAGATGTACTGCGTCATCGGCCTGATCTAGTATTTGTTGAATTTGTCGGTAACGATGGCGGAGATCCCGAATCCAAGGCGCGGATCGAAGGGATTGTCCGTCAGATCCGCAAGCGGAGCCGGTTTACCGATATCCTGTTCGTTTATACGCTGAAGGAGCGGGATGTGGTCGGATTTCAATCCGGGCAATATCAGAAGGGGGCTCTAATGCAAGAGGAAGTGGCCGACTATTATGGTATTCCTTCGATTCATCTGGGCGTAGCGGTCAGTCACTTGGTGTCGGAGGGAAAACTCGTTTTTACCTCAAGGGAAGACGTGTCCATTTCCGGAGCAGTTGTTTTTACGCATGATTCGATCCATCCGACTATTCCCGAAGGACACCAGATTTACACGGATACGATCACCAGGTCATTTGAGACAATTAGCGAACTCAGAGGTCATCAGGGAAGGTTAGTACATCACTTACCTCAGAATCCATTGGTCCCGGCTAATCCTTGGGAGTATGCGACCATGCTGTCACTGGATAGTCTTACTACTTTTTCCGCAGGATGGTCTTACATGACGCCCGATGATTTTGCTTTAGTGCGCGAGTACAATTGGTTGTTCCCCGGCCTATGGCGAGCAGTCGATCCTGGAGAGGCTATCACGGTGCAGTTCGAGGGCACCCATATCGGGTTATTCGATATCGGTGGGCCTGATTCTGGCAGATTGAAGGTGTCGGTGGATGGTGGGGAACCCTTTATTATCGATCGATTCACACTACACAACGATCATAATCGAAATCAGTATGTATTCTTGCCGGAGCTCCCGAATGGGAAACATACGGTTCGCTTTGAAATCGATACCGAGAAGACAGACAAAGCGGCCGTGTTTGAAGCATGCGGCAATGAACGAAGTAGAGAGCACGTTAGGCAGCATCCAGATTGGTATGATCAAACGGTGATTCAGCTTGGGAAGTTGTTATTAGTGCAGCCGCCATTATAATTAATCATTAGGCTTTGTACAATTGGTAGACCTACATCATAACTGACTGCAGTTGAGCGGACAGTTATGATGTAGGTCTCTTTTTTAAAGGACGACAAAGTCGTTTCTTCTTGCTTAAAATCTTATAAGAAATTCTTAAAATCAAAGAAATTTCACAGTTCTGTAACATGCTATGATAAAACCGACAGAGCGGGCTTAGTTAGAAGGATAAGGCTAATTGCTTCTATACGATCTTCGAACAAAGGAGGGCAATATTATTTTGAAAGCGTTATCAACACAAGGGAGGCTGTGAGTTGTATGATAAAAAGGAAGCTGTTTTTCTTAATCGTTTTCATCGTGACGATATTAGTTCCTTTCAGCCTAGTCGGACTAAGGACCGCATACGCGGAGCCCTTACCGTATAAGACGATTATCATCGATGACGGGAGCATCACGATCAATGATGTTGTGACACCTGATGTGGGTAACGAGAACAACGGATATTCAGCTCCGAATTGGACCACAAGTACAGGGGTGAAGGGATATGATAACTCCAGTTCTAAATATACGAGTACAGCAGGCAGAGCGATATCCTGGAATCCACGATTGGAAGCGGGAACGGCGAGAATTTCGTTATACAAACTTAACTGGGAAGATAAAGCAGATAGCAATGTGAAAATTGAAATCGTCCACAATGGAACGACTGACGTTCTCTATATGGATTTGCGGCCTTCATTTGGTGCTCCTGCGGGATGGGTTGATTTGGGAGAGTACTATTTTTCCGGAGTTGGTAAAGAATTCGTTAGATTAACTCGGTCTACCAGCACAACCAGCACGATAATTACGCGAGCTGATGCGGTCAAGTTCGAAGGGAATATTCAGCAAAAAGAGCCGCATAAGACGATCATCATTGATGATGGAAGCCTCACGATTGATGATGTCGTCACCACTGATGTAGATAACGCAAATAACGGGTTCTCCGCTCCTTATTGGACTACAAGTACGGGAGTGAAGGGATATAATAATTCCAGTTCCAAATTTACCGATGCAGTAGGAAGAAGCATCACATGGAATCCGCGATTGGAAGCAGGGACGGCGAAAATTTCATTCAACAAGCTTGATTGGGCGGATAAAGCAGACAGTAATGTTAAAATTGAAATTGTTCACAATGGGATTACGGATGTCATGTTTATGGATCTGAGGCCCTCGTCGGGCCCATCGGCCGGATGGGTTGATTTGGGGTCCTATTATTTCAGTGGTGATGATAGCGAATTTGTCAGACTGACTCGAACGCAACCTACGACCGGAAAGATCATTACGCGGGCCGATGCGGTCAAGTTTGAAGGGAATATCCGGCAGCAAGCTCCGCCGTTGCCTCCGCTGCGTAGCCGTACATTGGCGAATCTCAGTTACACGGAAAAAGGCAGCATCGAGAATGCCAGCTACAAAGTAACCTTCTATGAAGCAGCTTGGGATGGTGGCAAATCCATCGTTCGTGATTTGTTCTACAAGGACTCGGATACGGGGAACTGGGTGCCTGTCAATAATGTGGCGGAAAGACTTGAAGAGCAATGGGTCTTATTAGATGGGAATGCGGGGAGTCTAACCAATTACTACGATACGATGAACAAACGCTGGATTACATTCGACGAGATTGATTTCCCTGACAGCCACACGGCGATATTAACCGATTCTTCACATGGAAGCGATTACGATTTACAAGTGAACTGGTCCATGTCAGGGGATAAACCTGATGTTTCCTTCGCCTTTACACCCCGCCGGGATGGCAATTATGTGATCGGCTATCAGTCTTTCACAACTGAGCAAATCTCTGGCATCAATGAGGTGTTAAATGGTTTTAGGTCACACTCCAAAATGGTAGGTTCGGTGGAATCAACAAGCTTAAGGGAGCTAAGCGCTCCAATGAGTCTGGTTGAAAAGAATGACGGTTCGGGGAATCCATTGACGTATGGGGTATTTGTACCTTCGGATGAGCTCCCGGTTGAATTTGAACCGACGGGAGGTGTTACGAAACAAAGGCTTGGCATGAGCCTTGTCAACAACGAAGGCAGCGTGCAGCCAATCTTGTATGCTCCTCAATTAGGGACTTATTCGCAAATGGCCGCAGAAAGAACTTATCAATTTCATATGGGACTAATCGCTCAAAAAAGCAATTTGTATGAGTCCTACGCGGATATTCTTCGCAATGAGTACGGTTATTCCGCATACCGGGAAAATGTATCAGATCAGTCGCTTACTGACGCGATGTTCAATATGATCGATTTACTTAAGATAGAGCCGCAAGGGGATGACTCTGTTGATTATGTCCCGTCACCCAGCGGATGGTGGAGCCGTGCCAAGGGCTTTATTGACATCGAAAACGAGGATAGTGTTCGAACAAGCTCGAATGCGGTTCTTTTGGGGGCTTACTATTTGACTGGGGATGACCAGCTTTACGATACGAGAGCATTGCCATCCGTCCAGTATGGCTTATCGCGAAATGGTATAGGCTGGTCGCCGACGCAGAAGCCAGTATACGGTGTGCCGTCGTTATGGAAAATGGCAACCTTGCCGTTTGATTTTTCAAGCGTAGCCGCTGTCAATCAGATGATGGGGACTACGGCAGGAATTGGAGCGCTGGCACAGGAAGAGTACCTCGTGCGTGATTCTGACCAGAAAGACCGGGGTCCTGTCATTCAGCCCCTGATGATGTATCGTATGACGGGAGATGCGCAGTATTTACAGGCTGCCAAGGATGCAGCCGACAGCTATATCATGCAGCATATTGATACACCTGCATCCGTAAATGTGAGTAAAAATGAGTTCATTTATTATTATAGCAAGCTGTGGATGGAGATCTTGGAGCTTTACGAGGAAACTCAGGAACCCAAATACTTGAATGCTGCTTATAAAGAAGCCAAACGGTATGCAACGATGTTCGTTGCTCGTCCGGTTCCAGAAGGTGCCGTTACGATTCCGCAGCCTGAGACGTATAATTACGCGGAGTCGTTCCATTGGCCGGAAAGTGGTAAATATCAATATCCTCGGATCAAGCTCCCAGAAGATGTAGCCGGAGGCTTACAAGCGGATAGTTGGCTTGTTTCTCCCAATGGATTGACGTTTGAAGCAGGAAGTACAACTGGCTATTATCGGATGAATGCTCAGGAAGCTCCATTCATGCTGAGATTGTCGCTCTATACAGGTGATAAACTGCTGCAGGATATTGCTCATAATTCGGTTATTGGTCGATATTCGAGCTATCCAGGTTATTACTATAAGGGCTTCGCCGTTAGTCAACTTGAACCGGAGTTTCCTCTGGAAGGCCCAAGCGGGGCTACATCTATTTATTATCACCATATACCGGGACAGCTCGGGCAAACGATGGATTATTTGATCAGCGAACAATCGTTGAAATCGAATGGAAATATTACATTTCCTTCTGTATTTGAAACAAATTTTTTATGGTTCAAATATCACCTCTATGGAAATAAACCAGGTCATTTTTACGGTAATTCCAACGTTTGGCTCTGGATGCCTAAGGGGATAATTCAGACCAACCATCCTCAATTGAACTGGATAACGGGAGAGAGCGGGAATAAATTCTACATCGGGTTAAGCAACGAATCGTCAGCTGAAGTCCAGACTCCGATCGAACTGAATGCGCAAATCATTGGGTTCAACCCGGTACAAGATTATACTGTAACCATCATCCGCGACAATGGCACACCAGAGCAAGCGGTTATGAGTGGCGGAATCATTCAAGCCACGGTTTCAAGCAAGGGAATAACCGCTATCATTGTGGAAGGACTCAACATTCAAGTGCCGCTGCACCAGGTCAGAACTGCTGAAACATCGGATGCAAGCTATTTCTTCGATATCCACAGTCCAATAGATGCGGTTAAAGGCATGCTGATCGTCAAGCCCGACGAAACGGCTTACGATGCTTATGTGCAGGCAAAAACGACGAAACCAGCGACGATCCATTATTCATTGGATGGCGGGGCTACGTATACAACCATTCCAGATAAGATCTATCCGATGGAATGGTCGATACGGGTAAACGATTTATCCCAAGCCTTCACTTATTATGTGGAATCGGAAGGGAAACAGACTCGCAAGCGGACACTCTATCTGCCTGATCAGGTAACCGAAACTCCAGTTCAACCGGATTGGCAGGAGGGTTCATCTATCATTGTGGATAATACGGAGGCAGAGACAGAAGGCGTCTGGATACGGGATACAACGGCTAACGACTACTACTATGATAACTATGTGTACGCCAAATCGACTGCCGGCACAGCAACAAGCAGAATTGTATGGCGGCCTAAGCTGCCGGAAACTGTTACTTACAGCGTGTATTACAAGCTTCCGCAAATAACCGCTACCAGTGAAAATTGGGCAACGAATGCCTCATTTACCGTTTATTATAGCGGAGGCTCCGAGACGGTTACCGTAGATAAGACAGCGGCCAATGGGACTTGGGTGCACCTAGGAGCTTATCCTTTTGCAGCAGGCGATAGTGGGTACGTGGAATTAACTAATAAGGCCAATAAGTCTCGAGTAGTTGCCGATGCGATAATGTGGGTGGACCCGAACAAGATGCCGGAATTGGAGTCTGCGGTGATCCTGTCGGATCGGAACGAACTGCAGATGACTCAAACCGCACAACTGAGCGTAACCGGCTATTTGGATAACGGTCTGATTGGTGATCTATCAAAGGCAAATGTGCAGTATTTCGTTGATCGAACCGATCTGGCTGAAGTGGACAGTAGCGGTTTGTTGACCCTTCTAAGTCTCGACGGGGAAAAGGATCACATTGAGGTATGGGCCACTGTAACGATGGACGGGTTGACCTTAACAACACCGCCTTTGACAATTGCGATCAGGGACTTAACGGTTATTGTCGACAGCACGAATACGACTGGGTTGTACACGACAGAAGGGTCTTGGAGTCAAAGCAATTTAGCCGGATACAAAATTGGTGTTAAGTCCCGTTACTCTACCGTTCAAGGATCATCCGCGACGTGGAAAGGACAGTTTCCAGAGGGGAAATATACGGTCTCCGTCTACAAGCTCGTCCATACGACGGCAAATGATAATTATGTCAAAGTGGAAGTGAAGCATCAGTCGGTTACCGAGGTCACGTATATCGATGCATCCGTCGGCTCGTCGGGTTGGGTTAATCTAGGAACGTTCGATTTTACTGGAGACGGCAGCGAGTATGTTCGTTTAACAAGGGTTACTCCGACAACGGTAGATCCGCCAACTCTACCTGCTGATATGATTTATACGAGGGCTGATGCAGTCAAGTTCGAACGGCATTCCAGTAGTCTGCCGTTGCTTGCAAATGGGGTGCCAGGTAAACCGACACTATCGAATAATAGCGGTGTTGCGACAGGCTTACATGATGGCAATTATGAGGTTACGATGAATATGTGGTGGGGAAACAATGGCACACTGTATAAGTTGTACGAGAATGACCAATTGATCCAAACGAAGTCACTCCCCGATGTTTCGCCAGCTGCCCAGACTTCCATTATTCCTATTCAAGGAAAGCCGAATGGAACCTATGTGTATACATGTGAGTTATCGAATTTGTATGGAACGACTTCATGTGATCCACACACCGTCACCGTGACTGATGCGAAGCCCGGCAAACCTGTGTTGTCTAGTGACAACTG contains the following coding sequences:
- a CDS encoding sensor histidine kinase, yielding MRRRISLPIKLFFIVFAFVLSCIILISQLSYHYVQKEIRKTDIYYTNQILDKVDQYFTVNFSSFQTILFSVETSVKANIDNTEVIKKQLRELYELNSNYVSNIYLIKSDLSILGGSTPTRIFDEPLAEREPLFDAADKNRRTTFVSDPYKSKYSGWTVTMVRYLNSAPFPMAIAVDLDLNAIEETLFKINKKEQMDLALITASGKIIAGFSENKGPMNIQDHTFSIGETSAEQILNTTETSLQLHTKDGIPVSLLKKPTEKFNWTLISINDESRLKAALSRLETYYIGLLAAGLLLSLFISFFIAKYIRTPLYALKTKMKRVEQGLLTTTMSINRNDEFGDLSRAFDRMLQQIVELIRGAELHNELERKLEIQVLQSQINPHFLYNTLGSISNVIRLGQIEKVDVVIESLISILEYGIADAAEKVSLRQELQNVSDYILIQNIRYNRNFHLIENIEANLIDFPVFRMLLQPLVENSIFHGYNGGGIEGPITIHAYREGGIVIIEVVDQGEGIPTDKIKHILISEPSDVEVKRKRIGLNNIHDRIRLHYGEQFGLQIISIPKEITRVQALFPAGSLKGDA
- a CDS encoding response regulator, which translates into the protein MMVRDYTCFIVDDEDLIIQRLELFFNELSHRDKRFRLVGKANNGLKGIEEIEKLKPDIVISDIVMPRMDGISMIEQLKPKLPHTQYILLTAYSSFEYAQRAIQANVLEYIVKVPLREKDLDRALDKAAGILNEAKKKEAEFQSLNVSVLENKYRVRKQFFNELIRGEIPSHRASDFANRMQFHFFEANYCCFIVEMNLYESFRNDYSASDQNILKYAITNIIEETVVNGGRGVAADLSDNRFIGFLSWENNRSDMDTEYACHSLGSQIVTHLHQYLNQRVSVAFGGPHRGWESIKQAYMEANNVSEDFYYHEEKVVKTPMHRFHYRNDKKEDFQLKLADFLTWIQRKVSKEALEKELSALNQFVTDYKIHKSIMAPMLQGLYRDITAKFKSGNSLTTDASEFPIKFMTFREQLAYIGDFTLEYVHAGQLLHRIEIMSAMRFIEKNLKQRLTLEAIAEEVNLAPSYFSSLFKKTMNEGVISYINRKKIHLALELLNVQDYSLLELCEEVGIVNEGYFCKLFKEYTGDTPKQYRIKMTRYESK
- a CDS encoding FAD-dependent oxidoreductase, encoding MELIKADVTVVGGGIAGICAAIAAARQGLQVSLINDRPVLGGNASSEVRVHINGSAYLGNSPSYYAREGGLVEELKLKIFHYNPLYNKKLMLSLSDTVLLDMVYAEANISLFLNTCVHETGMENGRIKWVEGLQLASERKFRFESRTYIDCSGDGVVGYQAGALFRWGREAKHEYKEELAPEVADHYTMGDTILFQARDVEYSVPFKRPGFAYDITKLDFFDSIRKGLNHRALPRKINGLGGLWWLEYGGHMDIIKNNEDIALELRKLVYGIWDYIKNSGEFDDVDNLILDYVCPIPGKRESRRFIGDHMLSQNDLTAKPHFEDAVSVGGWYMDLHANKGIYDEGPATAWNFVPGLYNIPFRSLFSRNIPNLMFAGRNISATHVAFGSTRVMATCGCMGQAVGTAASLCLKYEIDPAAIIESHMEELQGLLLRDGQTIVGLQEELNPYFADGLTIRASSQRSYDNLHPTEEISLEKGLCLVLPIQTSVAESVRIKIKNRSEHSETLHVKLFGGERKENYIPTSELKDYRLVIAAGHDDWITLNLGCKKPADDKIYIVLEGTASLAIYSNEEKITGAVSFHYKPEEPSRLKKFNKSICFKDLLPSQSMYNPENVVNGFSRPYGLPNGWISERTEEQEWLEFCFASPKNVDEIHLVFNSQLDLEHFNDPIESLIQDYDMTLTLEDGTERTIIARGNYLTLNKHKVDAKCVTRIRINFCATYGSPYFEVFAVKLFAPKIDK
- a CDS encoding SGNH/GDSL hydrolase family protein gives rise to the protein MKELFPRNGLPNIIQKLENGDTVTIVYFGGSNTRSEGYRVMTADWLREKYPKADIRSVNAGINGTGSDLGCARLETDVLRHRPDLVFVEFVGNDGGDPESKARIEGIVRQIRKRSRFTDILFVYTLKERDVVGFQSGQYQKGALMQEEVADYYGIPSIHLGVAVSHLVSEGKLVFTSREDVSISGAVVFTHDSIHPTIPEGHQIYTDTITRSFETISELRGHQGRLVHHLPQNPLVPANPWEYATMLSLDSLTTFSAGWSYMTPDDFALVREYNWLFPGLWRAVDPGEAITVQFEGTHIGLFDIGGPDSGRLKVSVDGGEPFIIDRFTLHNDHNRNQYVFLPELPNGKHTVRFEIDTEKTDKAAVFEACGNERSREHVRQHPDWYDQTVIQLGKLLLVQPPL